A genomic window from Rhizobium lentis includes:
- a CDS encoding ferredoxin family protein, with product MKATTIERIEDKLYQNRYLVDTGRPHITVRPHRSPSPSLLALTQICPAKCYEVNDVGQVAIVSDGCLECGTCRVLCEASGDIKWNYPRGGFGVLFKFG from the coding sequence ATGAAGGCGACCACCATTGAGCGCATTGAGGATAAGCTGTACCAAAACCGATATCTCGTCGATACTGGACGCCCACACATTACGGTGCGGCCGCATCGGTCGCCAAGCCCAAGCCTGCTCGCCTTGACGCAAATCTGTCCGGCCAAATGCTACGAGGTGAACGATGTTGGTCAGGTGGCAATTGTTTCGGATGGCTGCTTGGAATGCGGCACATGCAGAGTGTTATGCGAAGCGAGTGGCGACATAAAGTGGAATTATCCCCGGGGCGGGTTCGGGGTCCTCTTCAAATTCGGATGA
- a CDS encoding FAD-dependent oxidoreductase: MTKSKFDAIVIGAGMSGNAAAYSMARRGLKVLQLERGEHSGSKNVQGAILYANMLEAIIPNFRDDAPLERHLVEQRFWLMDDSSHTGVHYRSDDFNELKPNRYTIIRAQFDKWFSSKVREAGGTVLCETTATKLARDRSGSVIGVYTDREGGVILADVVVLAEGVNGLLGTRAGLRDMPKPENVALAVKEMHFMPEEVIAERFGLTGGEGCVIEAGGTISRGMAGLGFLYTNKESISVGIGCLVSGLAESMENPYRLLDAFKQHPSIRPLLAGSEIKEYAAHLIPEGGFKAIPQLFGNGWVVVGDAAQLNNAVHREGSNLAMTSGLMAGEAIFQIKSRGGLMTKHNLSLYKGMLDKSFVMKDLMKHKDLPSLLHTDSHNFLMTYPTLISQAAQNFVRVDGAPKINREKATAASFINARSRWGLISDAVRSAVSWR; this comes from the coding sequence ATGACCAAGAGTAAGTTCGACGCGATCGTCATTGGTGCCGGTATGTCCGGCAACGCCGCAGCGTATTCGATGGCTCGTCGCGGTCTAAAAGTGCTGCAACTGGAGCGCGGAGAACATTCGGGCTCTAAGAATGTTCAGGGGGCTATATTATATGCGAACATGTTGGAGGCGATTATCCCAAACTTCCGAGATGACGCTCCCCTGGAACGGCATCTGGTCGAGCAACGATTCTGGCTAATGGATGACTCGTCGCACACGGGCGTGCACTATCGCTCTGATGACTTTAATGAACTGAAGCCAAACCGGTATACGATCATCCGTGCCCAGTTTGACAAATGGTTCTCATCCAAGGTGCGCGAGGCGGGCGGCACAGTCCTTTGTGAAACGACAGCGACGAAACTTGCTCGAGATCGGAGCGGTAGTGTAATAGGCGTTTACACGGACCGAGAGGGCGGTGTGATCCTCGCGGACGTAGTCGTCCTCGCTGAGGGCGTGAACGGACTGCTTGGAACACGAGCCGGCTTGCGCGATATGCCGAAGCCAGAAAATGTGGCACTCGCTGTCAAGGAAATGCATTTTATGCCGGAAGAGGTCATCGCAGAGCGCTTCGGCCTCACCGGTGGCGAAGGCTGTGTGATCGAAGCCGGCGGCACGATTTCACGCGGAATGGCCGGACTGGGCTTCCTTTATACCAACAAGGAGTCGATCTCTGTGGGGATCGGCTGTCTCGTCTCCGGTTTAGCGGAAAGCATGGAAAATCCGTACCGCCTTCTTGACGCCTTCAAGCAACATCCATCCATCCGACCATTACTGGCGGGATCCGAGATCAAAGAATACGCCGCACATCTTATCCCTGAGGGAGGCTTCAAGGCAATCCCACAGCTCTTTGGCAACGGGTGGGTCGTCGTGGGCGACGCGGCGCAATTAAACAATGCCGTGCATAGGGAGGGATCAAACCTTGCGATGACATCAGGCCTCATGGCGGGTGAAGCGATCTTCCAGATAAAGAGCCGCGGCGGTCTCATGACGAAGCACAATCTCTCTCTCTATAAGGGTATGCTGGATAAGTCGTTCGTCATGAAAGACTTGATGAAACACAAAGATCTTCCAAGCCTCCTCCACACCGACAGTCACAATTTTCTCATGACGTATCCAACGCTTATATCTCAGGCGGCGCAAAATTTTGTGCGCGTCGACGGTGCACCTAAAATCAACAGGGAGAAGGCCACAGCTGCCTCCTTTATCAACGCACGATCCCGTTGGGGGTTGATTAGCGACGCGGTCCGCTCCGCCGTATCTTGGCGTTAA
- a CDS encoding electron transfer flavoprotein subunit alpha/FixB family protein: MVARKNETPANAVGRASSGKKLLKCFEDHRHVWVFMELERGKVHPVSIELLGEGRRLADKLGVQLAGVILGSSEGVGTKPAIEEAFAYGADIAYLVESPLLANYRNEPFTKALTDLVTTHKPEILLLGATTLGRDLAGAVATTLQTGLTADCTELDVDGDGSLAATRPTFGGSLLCTIYTLNSRPQMATVRSRVMATPQRADKPIGRVIQHELTMVEEAIVTKVLAFLCNDGSEQSNLANSDIVVGGGLGLGAAGNLQHLRNLATTIGGGVGCSRPLVQKGWMPADRQIGQSGHTIRPKLYIAAGISGAVQHRVGVEGADLIVAINLDQKAPIFDFAHIGVVACALEFLPALTEAFARRMPPHNSIKGMDRGRLDDQE; encoded by the coding sequence TTGGTCGCTAGAAAAAATGAAACGCCGGCAAACGCGGTCGGCCGCGCCAGCTCAGGGAAAAAGCTGCTTAAGTGTTTCGAAGATCACCGGCACGTCTGGGTCTTCATGGAACTTGAGCGCGGCAAGGTTCATCCCGTATCGATTGAACTCCTCGGCGAAGGCCGCAGGCTAGCTGACAAACTGGGTGTCCAACTTGCCGGGGTAATCCTCGGTTCGTCTGAAGGCGTGGGGACCAAGCCGGCCATTGAAGAGGCCTTCGCTTACGGAGCTGATATCGCCTATCTGGTAGAGTCGCCGCTCCTCGCCAACTATCGAAACGAACCCTTCACCAAGGCTTTGACGGATCTGGTCACTACTCACAAACCAGAAATTCTCCTTCTTGGCGCGACCACGCTCGGCCGCGACCTCGCCGGTGCTGTAGCAACGACCTTACAAACGGGGCTTACGGCTGATTGCACCGAGCTGGATGTTGATGGAGACGGTTCACTCGCAGCGACGCGGCCAACTTTCGGCGGGTCCTTGTTGTGCACGATCTACACGCTGAACAGCCGGCCGCAAATGGCAACGGTGCGGTCCAGGGTCATGGCGACGCCGCAACGTGCGGATAAGCCAATTGGGCGCGTTATCCAGCACGAACTCACAATGGTCGAGGAAGCGATCGTCACCAAAGTCCTCGCATTCCTCTGCAACGATGGTTCTGAGCAATCCAATCTGGCCAACTCCGACATCGTGGTTGGGGGCGGACTCGGCCTCGGCGCTGCAGGAAACCTGCAGCACTTGAGAAACCTTGCAACGACGATCGGCGGGGGAGTCGGGTGCTCGCGCCCACTGGTCCAAAAAGGCTGGATGCCTGCTGATCGACAAATTGGTCAGTCCGGCCATACCATTAGACCTAAGCTCTACATCGCGGCGGGAATATCTGGCGCGGTCCAGCATCGCGTTGGCGTCGAAGGAGCCGATCTGATTGTCGCTATCAACCTCGACCAGAAGGCTCCGATCTTTGACTTCGCCCACATCGGCGTTGTCGCTTGCGCGCTGGAGTTCTTGCCGGCGTTGACAGAAGCTTTCGCCAGGCGAATGCCACCGCACAACTCTATCAAGGGTATGGATCGAGGAAGGCTAGATGACCAAGAGTAA
- a CDS encoding electron transfer flavoprotein subunit beta/FixA family protein: MHIVVCIKQVPDSAQIRVHPVTNTIMRQGVPTIINPYDLFALEEALQVRNRYGGEVTVLTMGPPMAEQALRKALTHGADRAVLLTDRHFAGSDTLATSYALSQAVAKIGESYGAPDIVFTGKQTIDGDTAQVGPGIAKRLNLQQLTYVTKIVSIDPTSRELMVERHAESGTQMLKSTLPCLITVLEGVNAIRRGSLDDAFRAARSPVLKWGAADAGIGELTKCGLRGSPTVVKRVFAPGPRAEKAMQMDINDKTLAEVAADTVAAIFAREPVLERKLTSHGNR; encoded by the coding sequence ATGCACATCGTGGTCTGTATCAAACAAGTGCCGGACTCTGCGCAGATACGCGTCCACCCGGTGACAAATACGATCATGCGCCAAGGCGTACCGACCATCATTAACCCTTACGACCTGTTTGCTCTCGAAGAGGCACTCCAAGTTCGTAACCGCTATGGGGGCGAGGTGACTGTTCTCACGATGGGGCCGCCCATGGCTGAGCAAGCGCTACGCAAAGCCCTCACCCACGGCGCAGATCGCGCAGTGCTTCTCACCGACCGCCACTTTGCTGGATCTGACACGCTGGCGACCTCGTATGCTCTTTCTCAAGCAGTAGCGAAGATTGGCGAGAGCTATGGGGCGCCAGATATCGTCTTTACCGGAAAGCAGACAATTGACGGCGACACGGCCCAGGTCGGGCCCGGAATTGCAAAGAGGCTGAACCTCCAGCAACTCACTTACGTAACGAAGATTGTCTCCATTGATCCCACTTCGCGCGAGCTCATGGTTGAACGACACGCGGAGAGCGGCACGCAGATGCTGAAGAGCACGTTGCCATGTCTCATCACTGTGCTGGAAGGTGTCAATGCAATCCGCCGGGGCTCTCTCGATGACGCCTTCCGTGCCGCGCGAAGCCCGGTTCTTAAATGGGGGGCCGCTGACGCCGGCATTGGGGAGTTGACCAAATGCGGCCTAAGGGGATCGCCGACGGTCGTGAAGCGAGTATTCGCTCCTGGTCCTCGCGCCGAAAAAGCTATGCAAATGGACATTAACGACAAAACGTTGGCCGAGGTCGCCGCGGACACGGTCGCTGCAATTTTTGCCCGCGAGCCTGTTTTGGAACGCAAGCTCACGTCCCATGGCAATCGGTGA
- a CDS encoding TlpA disulfide reductase family protein codes for MTSSLNLDSPAPSIKVQNWLRGDPLSNFQLGKIYIVEFFSTTCGYCEPELSDLAKLHKKFIDTGVEFIGIAAREEAATADDARAQVDASITKSLPNTNMRIGLDHSGEMDEDWLIDSLSFHVPKTFVVDRDGRIAFIGDLVMLEDVLPKVIDGSWRASAEAKNAEEERIAEGETYAAQIVS; via the coding sequence GTGACTTCTAGTTTAAATCTCGACTCTCCAGCCCCGTCTATCAAAGTGCAGAACTGGCTGCGCGGCGATCCGCTTTCCAACTTCCAGCTCGGCAAGATATACATTGTTGAGTTCTTTTCGACTACCTGCGGTTATTGCGAGCCGGAGCTATCCGACCTGGCGAAGTTGCACAAGAAATTCATCGACACGGGAGTTGAGTTCATCGGGATCGCAGCACGTGAGGAAGCTGCGACGGCTGACGACGCCCGAGCCCAGGTGGACGCGTCCATAACCAAATCGCTCCCGAATACGAACATGCGGATCGGACTCGACCACTCAGGCGAAATGGATGAGGATTGGCTCATAGACAGCCTGTCGTTCCACGTTCCAAAGACGTTCGTTGTCGACCGAGACGGTCGCATCGCCTTTATCGGTGATCTGGTTATGCTCGAGGACGTTCTGCCAAAAGTGATTGACGGCAGCTGGCGCGCCAGCGCGGAAGCAAAGAATGCCGAAGAGGAGCGGATTGCTGAAGGCGAGACTTATGCTGCGCAGATAGTTTCATGA
- a CDS encoding poly(R)-hydroxyalkanoic acid synthase subunit PhaE, which yields MLLRMSEMWRSNMEQSEEVGKLWFNSMMPFFTMRAADSSLFAAAQGGEILKTIKRMVEGPHLADMCNLDRQVYALMAAWMDVGQRMAAYHAIASVPWSKAYERYSATLAGTKEGDAKDFGWRKAFDKWRDIANKELISNLRSKDFLAAQRELLLAALDLRTCQQQMTDSVAKLLGVPSQHDFDELTRQFTELRREVRASIRAQRDEVEGARGVATQPGKG from the coding sequence ATGCTGCTGCGCATGTCGGAAATGTGGCGCAGCAACATGGAGCAGTCAGAGGAGGTTGGAAAATTGTGGTTCAACTCGATGATGCCCTTTTTCACCATGCGCGCGGCTGACAGCAGCCTGTTTGCCGCCGCACAGGGCGGCGAGATCTTGAAAACTATCAAGCGCATGGTGGAAGGCCCGCACCTTGCCGACATGTGCAACCTCGACCGGCAGGTCTACGCGCTGATGGCTGCCTGGATGGACGTGGGCCAGCGCATGGCGGCCTATCACGCCATAGCCTCCGTGCCGTGGAGCAAGGCCTATGAACGCTACAGCGCAACGCTCGCCGGCACGAAGGAAGGAGACGCCAAGGATTTCGGCTGGCGCAAGGCTTTCGACAAGTGGAGGGACATTGCGAACAAGGAACTGATCAGCAACCTGCGCTCTAAGGATTTCCTCGCCGCGCAGCGCGAATTGCTGCTCGCCGCGCTGGACCTGCGCACCTGCCAGCAGCAAATGACCGACAGCGTCGCGAAGCTGTTAGGCGTTCCGAGCCAACACGACTTCGACGAGCTGACGCGGCAGTTCACGGAACTCAGGCGGGAGGTGCGCGCCAGCATAAGGGCACAGCGCGATGAAGTCGAAGGTGCACGCGGTGTCGCCACACAACCAGGAAAGGGATAA
- the phaC gene encoding class III poly(R)-hydroxyalkanoic acid synthase subunit PhaC, which translates to MTEPRKTAFNSILKDFAENVGKFYKGADVLAGIRDEDVDVGTTPKTLVMRRDKVKLFRYEPTVKRTVETPVLIVYSLVGRYTIADLQPDRSLVRSLLAEGVNLWLIEWGKLGRAERWLTMDDYVDDYIHEAVHRICRETGHDKVTLLGICQGGVFTTCYAALHPEKVKNLVLTMTPIDFHADIDDPEPSHGLLNIWTRALAPEDIDRMVDALGVIPGELMSLIFSLMTPMQALTKYNVELFDIAGDKDRLMNFLRMEKWLADRQDHPGAAGRQWLKELYHENRLVEGRFELLGRIVDLRAIDVPVLNIFGLDDHIIPATCSKALGGQIGGTDYTEVPFQGVGHVGVLVSSKSQGKLAKSIVEWLQPRDG; encoded by the coding sequence ATGACCGAACCCCGCAAAACCGCCTTCAACAGCATCCTGAAGGATTTCGCCGAGAATGTCGGCAAGTTTTACAAGGGCGCGGACGTGCTCGCCGGCATCCGCGACGAGGATGTCGATGTCGGAACAACCCCGAAGACGCTCGTCATGCGCCGCGACAAGGTGAAGCTGTTTCGCTACGAGCCGACGGTCAAGCGCACCGTTGAGACGCCGGTCCTCATCGTCTATAGCCTGGTCGGCCGCTACACTATCGCGGACCTCCAGCCCGACCGCTCGCTGGTGCGTAGCCTACTCGCCGAGGGCGTCAACCTTTGGCTGATCGAATGGGGCAAGCTCGGCCGCGCCGAGCGCTGGCTGACTATGGACGACTATGTCGACGACTACATCCACGAGGCGGTGCACCGGATCTGCCGCGAGACGGGCCATGACAAGGTAACGCTGCTCGGCATCTGCCAGGGTGGCGTCTTCACCACCTGCTATGCGGCGCTCCACCCGGAGAAGGTCAAGAACCTGGTCCTGACCATGACGCCGATCGACTTCCACGCCGATATCGACGACCCGGAGCCCAGTCACGGCCTCCTCAACATCTGGACGCGCGCGCTTGCGCCCGAGGATATCGACCGCATGGTCGATGCGCTGGGCGTCATCCCCGGCGAACTTATGAGCTTGATCTTCTCGCTCATGACGCCAATGCAAGCGCTGACTAAGTACAATGTCGAACTCTTCGACATCGCCGGTGACAAGGACCGGCTGATGAACTTCCTGCGCATGGAGAAATGGCTGGCCGATCGACAGGACCACCCAGGCGCAGCCGGCCGGCAATGGCTGAAGGAGCTCTATCACGAGAACCGCCTGGTCGAGGGCAGGTTCGAGCTGTTGGGCCGCATCGTCGACCTCCGCGCGATCGACGTGCCCGTGCTCAACATCTTCGGCCTGGACGACCATATCATTCCGGCGACCTGTTCCAAGGCGCTCGGCGGTCAGATCGGCGGCACAGACTATACGGAGGTTCCGTTCCAGGGCGTGGGGCATGTCGGCGTGCTCGTTTCGAGCAAGTCGCAGGGCAAGCTCGCCAAAAGCATAGTTGAATGGCTCCAGCCACGGGACGGGTAG
- the repA gene encoding plasmid partitioning protein RepA, with the protein MPHSENPSFQTEKASERISRHANEIAARLTKRGAVPNFGEPDDRTLRSFSLGEVAEILGVSGSYLRQLSIDGLGPTPELGTAGRRSYTLRQINELRAYLASARQKEALKFCPRRREGEKLQIIPVAGSASTTTSLYLAQGLALQGYRVLAIDLDPNGSLSKMFGYYFPDIGFPDHYVSMYGALSYDDDRSSMSSVIRPTHFDGLDLVPGTCELEIFERESTKRFHSEDLRIADVSIKMVSALKEVEANYDVVVIRCGGGSFLTAGAYEAATGVLLTVRPEWPEITSMTMSLSVLSHFVSLIEEAGRSVNHDFTKFLVTRHSPRDVSQQEAVALLRDSLGHDLLTVTVWESDAIRDAGVKKRSLYELVAGAVGRSAYEQAMETLNSTNAEVMDIISEVWGRPPMYVMRASRTAGKASS; encoded by the coding sequence ATGCCGCATTCTGAGAATCCAAGCTTTCAGACGGAGAAAGCGTCGGAGCGCATTTCGCGCCATGCCAATGAAATTGCGGCTCGCCTAACCAAGCGGGGGGCAGTTCCTAATTTCGGAGAACCCGACGACAGGACCCTTCGCTCGTTCTCCTTGGGCGAGGTTGCCGAGATTCTCGGCGTGTCGGGCAGTTATTTGCGCCAGTTGTCAATTGATGGGCTGGGGCCAACACCGGAACTAGGGACCGCAGGACGGCGCTCCTATACGCTTCGACAGATCAACGAACTCCGTGCCTATCTCGCTTCGGCCCGTCAGAAAGAGGCTTTGAAGTTTTGCCCGCGCAGGCGCGAGGGTGAGAAACTCCAGATCATCCCAGTAGCCGGCTCCGCAAGCACCACCACATCGCTCTATCTGGCTCAGGGCCTTGCACTTCAAGGATACCGCGTTCTCGCCATAGACCTCGATCCGAATGGCTCATTGTCGAAAATGTTCGGTTATTATTTTCCAGATATCGGTTTTCCCGACCACTACGTGAGCATGTATGGCGCTTTAAGCTATGATGACGATCGGTCCAGTATGAGCTCTGTAATCCGACCCACCCATTTTGATGGCCTTGATCTTGTGCCGGGTACTTGCGAGCTCGAAATATTCGAACGGGAAAGTACGAAGCGCTTCCATAGTGAGGACTTGAGAATCGCAGACGTTAGCATCAAAATGGTGTCTGCGCTCAAAGAAGTCGAGGCGAATTACGACGTCGTCGTTATCCGCTGTGGAGGTGGAAGCTTTCTGACCGCAGGTGCGTATGAAGCAGCGACCGGCGTGCTGTTGACGGTCCGCCCTGAATGGCCTGAGATCACGTCAATGACCATGTCCCTCAGCGTTTTATCGCATTTCGTCTCCTTGATCGAAGAGGCTGGAAGGTCGGTAAATCATGATTTCACCAAATTCTTGGTGACAAGACACAGCCCGCGTGACGTCTCGCAGCAGGAGGCAGTCGCACTACTGCGGGACTCCCTGGGGCATGATCTGTTGACTGTGACCGTCTGGGAATCGGACGCGATCCGAGACGCGGGGGTCAAAAAGCGATCGTTGTATGAGTTGGTAGCCGGGGCGGTAGGCCGATCGGCGTACGAGCAAGCGATGGAAACACTGAATTCCACGAATGCGGAGGTAATGGACATCATATCCGAGGTTTGGGGCCGTCCCCCGATGTATGTGATGAGGGCTTCGCGCACTGCAGGTAAGGCGAGTTCCTAA
- a CDS encoding phosphoribosyltransferase family protein translates to MRISVRNLFRPNIESELNFAAVKSIKDLNRIVVEPSHHMTARTIKYILSADPDDLYNHFLRFRSHRYLKALYFNCLNEGYYKIQKYQANIDLIRNVVKLAEQQIPKC, encoded by the coding sequence ATGCGTATTTCGGTTCGGAATCTATTCCGTCCTAACATAGAATCCGAGCTAAATTTTGCCGCCGTTAAGTCAATCAAGGATCTAAACCGGATCGTGGTGGAGCCTAGTCATCACATGACCGCTCGGACAATAAAATACATCCTCTCGGCAGATCCAGATGACCTCTATAACCATTTTCTAAGGTTCAGAAGCCACCGGTACCTTAAGGCTCTTTATTTCAATTGCTTAAATGAAGGGTATTACAAAATACAAAAATATCAGGCAAATATAGATCTCATTCGCAATGTTGTTAAATTAGCGGAACAGCAAATCCCTAAGTGCTAA
- a CDS encoding iron-containing alcohol dehydrogenase, which produces MKAFTFQTPSNIFFGAGASSKIGELLKGYKAAHVLLVTDEKVRAAGLTRNAEAAIAEAGIALTVFDGVVVDAPSHVIEAAAEICRECGVDAVAAIGGGSVLDTAKLVAYLAKTPDKLDVIYGVGRATGDRLPLLLVPTTAGTGSEVTLTSIVKTPNNEKKAVISPRLLPDWAILDPQLTLGLPPHLTAQTGIDAMAHAIEAYTGKIKKNPISDQFALKALALLSANLRKVYTDGSDLEARSDMLFGSMLAGMAFANSPVAAVHALAYPIGETFDVGHGHSVALVLPYVLEFNRPAAEALYAELSNVIQPGYRQQSDAVDAAAFIAEIEAICRDCGVPGSLSAVGIGEGDLSKLAEGAMKHEERLLVNNPRELDYDQVREIYAKALAGVSRP; this is translated from the coding sequence ATGAAAGCCTTTACTTTCCAGACCCCGTCAAACATCTTTTTCGGGGCAGGCGCGTCCAGCAAGATCGGCGAGCTCCTCAAGGGCTACAAGGCCGCCCATGTGCTGCTCGTCACCGACGAGAAGGTGCGGGCGGCCGGGCTGACGCGCAATGCGGAAGCGGCGATTGCCGAAGCCGGCATCGCGCTCACCGTGTTCGACGGCGTGGTCGTCGACGCACCGTCGCATGTCATCGAAGCGGCGGCAGAAATCTGCCGCGAGTGCGGCGTCGACGCTGTCGCGGCGATCGGCGGCGGCAGCGTACTGGATACGGCAAAGCTCGTCGCCTATCTCGCCAAAACCCCAGACAAGCTTGATGTTATCTATGGCGTTGGCCGTGCCACCGGCGACCGCCTGCCGCTGCTGCTGGTGCCGACCACGGCGGGCACCGGATCGGAAGTGACGTTGACCTCCATCGTTAAGACGCCGAACAACGAGAAGAAGGCGGTGATCTCGCCGCGCCTCCTCCCGGACTGGGCGATCCTCGATCCCCAACTGACGCTCGGCCTGCCGCCGCACCTCACCGCCCAGACGGGCATTGACGCCATGGCGCACGCGATCGAGGCCTATACCGGTAAGATCAAGAAGAACCCGATCTCCGACCAGTTCGCGCTGAAGGCGCTGGCGCTGCTGTCGGCCAATCTCAGGAAAGTGTACACGGACGGCTCGGACCTCGAAGCGCGCTCGGACATGCTGTTCGGCTCCATGCTGGCCGGCATGGCGTTTGCCAACTCGCCGGTTGCCGCGGTGCATGCGCTCGCCTATCCGATCGGCGAGACCTTCGATGTCGGGCACGGCCACTCCGTTGCGCTGGTCCTGCCCTACGTGTTGGAATTCAACCGCCCGGCAGCCGAAGCGCTCTATGCCGAGCTCTCCAACGTTATCCAGCCCGGCTATCGCCAGCAGTCCGATGCGGTGGACGCTGCGGCCTTCATCGCCGAGATCGAGGCGATCTGCCGAGACTGCGGGGTGCCCGGCTCGCTTTCGGCGGTTGGAATCGGCGAAGGCGATCTTTCCAAGCTGGCGGAGGGTGCGATGAAGCACGAGGAGCGCCTACTGGTCAACAATCCGCGCGAGCTCGACTACGACCAGGTTCGGGAGATCTATGCCAAAGCGCTTGCGGGAGTGAGCCGGCCATGA
- the acs gene encoding acetate--CoA ligase, whose product MNENKQAAGVYSVPKEWAERAYIDSERYAAMYAASIADPKGFWGEHGKRIHWFKPYGTVKNTSFEPGKVSIKWFEDGTTNVSHNCVDRHLPERGDQIAIIGVRDDPKDDAVRITYRELHAHVMKWANVLQSQGVRKGDNVTLYLPTIPEAAYAMLACARIGAVHSAVSTGLSPDKLGSRIADAASTVVVTADQGPRGGRNNPMKANVDAALDKLPGVVTSVIVVKRTGAPVEMLQGRDHYYDELAMTVPDECPPVEMNAEDPLFLLYTSGSTGKPKGVVHTTGGYLVYAAMTHQYVFDYHVGDIHWCTAELGWITGHSYIVYGPLANGATTLIFEGTPTYPSMSRYWDVIDKHKVSLFYTAPTAIRSLMGSGEDAVKSNSLASLRLLGSVGEPIDPKTWEWYHRVVGGGRCPIVDTWFQTETGGILITPLPGATKLKPGSVGTPFFGVRPELVDEAGDVLDGVENGNLVIADSWPGQMRTLYRDHERFEQEYFSLYPGKYFTGDGARRDADGYYSITGRVDDVINVSGHRIGTAEVESALVAHASVSEAAVVGYPHEIKGQGIYAYVTLIDGEAAADELRKELVSWVRKEIGPIFTIDKVQFALGLPKTTSGKIIRRILRKIAEDKCTEFGDSSTLSNPTVVDHLIDNRLNRKAA is encoded by the coding sequence ATGAACGAAAACAAGCAGGCGGCGGGCGTCTATTCAGTTCCGAAGGAATGGGCCGAGCGCGCTTACATCGACTCGGAGCGCTACGCGGCGATGTATGCGGCTTCGATCGCCGACCCCAAGGGGTTCTGGGGCGAGCATGGCAAGCGCATCCACTGGTTCAAGCCTTACGGCACCGTCAAGAACACCTCGTTCGAGCCGGGCAAGGTTTCGATTAAATGGTTCGAAGACGGCACCACCAATGTCTCCCATAATTGCGTCGACCGGCATCTGCCCGAGCGGGGCGATCAGATCGCCATCATCGGGGTGCGGGACGACCCGAAAGATGACGCCGTCCGGATCACCTATCGCGAACTACACGCCCATGTTATGAAATGGGCGAACGTCCTGCAGTCGCAAGGCGTCCGCAAGGGCGACAACGTCACCCTCTACCTTCCGACGATCCCTGAGGCGGCCTATGCCATGCTCGCCTGCGCGCGCATCGGCGCCGTCCATTCGGCGGTCTCCACCGGCCTCTCGCCGGACAAACTGGGAAGCCGCATCGCCGACGCCGCGAGCACCGTCGTGGTGACCGCAGACCAAGGCCCACGCGGCGGGCGCAATAATCCGATGAAGGCCAATGTCGACGCGGCGCTGGATAAGCTTCCCGGGGTGGTGACAAGCGTCATCGTTGTCAAGCGGACCGGCGCACCGGTCGAGATGCTGCAAGGCCGCGACCACTATTACGACGAGCTGGCCATGACCGTTCCCGACGAATGCCCACCCGTGGAAATGAACGCTGAGGACCCGTTGTTCCTCCTCTACACGTCGGGTTCCACCGGCAAGCCCAAGGGCGTGGTGCACACCACCGGCGGCTATCTCGTCTATGCCGCCATGACGCATCAATATGTCTTCGACTATCACGTCGGCGACATCCACTGGTGCACTGCCGAACTCGGCTGGATCACCGGCCACAGCTACATTGTCTACGGGCCGCTCGCCAACGGTGCGACGACCCTCATCTTCGAGGGCACCCCAACCTATCCGAGCATGTCGCGCTACTGGGACGTCATCGACAAGCACAAGGTCAGCCTGTTCTATACCGCCCCCACCGCGATCCGCTCCTTGATGGGATCGGGCGAGGACGCGGTGAAATCGAATTCGCTCGCCTCGCTCCGCCTCCTCGGTTCAGTCGGCGAGCCGATCGACCCGAAAACCTGGGAATGGTATCACCGCGTCGTCGGCGGCGGTCGCTGCCCGATCGTCGACACCTGGTTTCAGACCGAGACCGGCGGCATCCTGATTACGCCGCTTCCCGGCGCCACCAAGCTGAAGCCAGGCTCCGTCGGCACCCCTTTCTTCGGCGTCAGGCCTGAGCTGGTCGATGAGGCGGGCGACGTGCTCGATGGCGTTGAAAACGGAAACCTGGTTATCGCTGACAGCTGGCCGGGCCAGATGCGCACGCTTTACCGCGACCACGAGCGCTTCGAGCAGGAATATTTCTCCCTCTATCCAGGCAAATATTTTACCGGCGACGGCGCCCGGCGGGATGCAGACGGCTATTACTCGATCACGGGTCGCGTCGACGACGTCATCAACGTCTCTGGCCACCGCATCGGCACGGCGGAAGTCGAATCCGCCCTGGTCGCCCACGCTAGCGTTTCGGAAGCCGCGGTGGTCGGCTATCCGCACGAGATCAAGGGGCAGGGCATCTACGCTTACGTAACCCTTATCGACGGCGAGGCTGCCGCTGACGAGCTGCGCAAGGAACTCGTTTCCTGGGTGCGCAAGGAGATAGGCCCGATCTTCACGATCGACAAGGTCCAGTTCGCGCTGGGCCTGCCGAAAACAACCTCGGGGAAAATCATCCGCCGCATCCTGCGCAAGATCGCGGAGGACAAATGCACCGAGTTCGGTGACTCCTCGACGCTCTCTAACCCCACCGTGGTCGATCACCTGATAGACAACCGGCTGAACCGGAAGGCTGCCTGA